In a genomic window of Primulina huaijiensis isolate GDHJ02 unplaced genomic scaffold, ASM1229523v2 scaffold37281, whole genome shotgun sequence:
- the LOC140968458 gene encoding heavy metal-associated isoprenylated plant protein 39-like, translating into MAMKVVLTLELRDGKDKQKAMKAVSSLPGVESLSINIKDKKLTVVGDIDPVQVVAKLRKSWHTEIVTVGPAKEPEKKKDDKDSGKKGDPKNEEEKKMAELWKQYMNFNNNNYGYPYYTPQHIYYSAEENPNSCVIC; encoded by the exons ATGGCTATG AAAGTGGTGTTGACGTTAGAACTTCGTGATGGCAAAGATAAACAGAAGGCCATGAAGGCAGTTTCTAGTCTCCCTG GAGTTGAATCTCTCTCCATAAACATTAAGGACAAGAAACTAACGGTGGTTGGAGACATTGATCCAGTTCAAGTGGTGGCCAAATTAAGAAAATCTTGGCACACTGAAATAGTGACAGTGGGGCCAGCTAAAGAACCAGAGAAGAAGAAAGACGATAAAGACAGCGGGAAAAAAGGTGATCCtaaaaatgaagaagaaaagaaaatggcCGAGTTATGGAAacaatatatgaattttaataataataattatggttATCCTTATTATACACCACAACATATATACTATAGCGCAGAAGAAAACCCAAATTCCTGTGTTATTTGTTAG
- the LOC140968438 gene encoding 1-aminocyclopropane-1-carboxylate synthase-like, with product MENMLKNQQQCLSNIATNDGHGENSAFFDGWKAYDMNPYHPTENQNGVIQMGLAENQLSFDLIQEWAMNNPRASICTAEGVDEFKDIAIFQDYHGLPEFRYAVARFMEKVRGNRVRFDADRIVMSGGATGAQETLAFCLADPGDAFLVPTPYYPGNDRDLTWRTRIQLFPVVCDSSNNFKITRIALETAYQKAQESSIKIKGLLLNNPSNPLGTVLDRETLTDSLNFTKEKKIHLICDEIYSATVFSQPGFISVAEIVQENIASCNLDLIHIVYSLSKDLGFPGFRVGIIYSYNDAVTDCARKMSSFGLVSTQTQHLIASMLSDDAFVERFLKESSKRLATRHGSLCGKLAKVGIRSLKGNSGLFCWIDLRRLLKEQTFEAEIDLWRVIINEVKINVSPGASFHCSEPGWFRVCFANMDDETMMVAMNRILKFVIQSKGTEENNTRKQCRGRELEISLSFRRLDERLMASHKMSPHSPMSSPLVRART from the exons ATGGAGAATATGTTGAAAAATCAACAACAATGCTTATCCAATATTGCGACCAATGACGGGCACGGTGAAAACTCGGCGTTTTTCGACGGCTGGAAGGCTTATGACATGAATCCTTATCATCCGACCGAGAACCAAAATGGGGTTATTCAAATGGGATTAGCAGAAAACCag CTTTCATTTGATTTGATCCAAGAATGGGCTATGAACAACCCAAGGGCCTCAATTTGCACTGCAGAAGGTGTAGATGAATTTAAGGATATTGCAATATTTCAAGATTATCACGGCTTACCAGAATTCAGATAT GCTGTGGCAAGATTCATGGAGAAAGTGAGAGGAAATCGAGTCCGATTCGATGCAGATCGTATTGTGATGAGTGGAGGTGCAACAGGAGCTCAAGAAACATTGGCTTTCTGCTTGGCGGATCCTGGTGATGCATTCTTGGTGCCAACACCTTACTATCCAGG AAACGATCGAGATCTAACATGGCGAACACGAATACAACTATTTCCCGTCGTCTGCGACAGCTCCAACAATTTCAAGATCACCCGAATCGCCTTAGAAACCGCGTACCAAAAAGCTCAAGAATCGAGCATCAAGATAAAGGGTTTACTTCTAAACAATCCATCAAACCCTTTAGGCACAGTGCTAGACAGGGAAACCTTAACAGACTCGTTAAACTTCACCAAGGAGAAGAAAATACACTTAATTTGTGACGAAATTTACTCCGCAACAGTTTTTAGCCAGCCTGGTTTTATCAGCGTTGCCGAGATAGTCCAAGAAAACATAGCAAGCTGCAATCTGGATCTTATCCATATTGTCTATAGTTTGTCTAAGGATCTCGGTTTCCCTGGATTCAGGGTCGGTATCATAtactcatacaatgatgcagTCACAGATTGTGCAAGAAAAATGTCGAGTTTTGGGCTCGTTTCTACTCAGACACAGCACCTGATAGCTTCTATGCTGTCAGATGACGCCTTTGTGGAAAGATTCCTCAAAGAAAGCTCAAAGAGGTTAGCCACGAGGCATGGTTCGTtatgcggaaaactagcaaaaGTTGGGATCAGAAGTTTGAAAGGAAATTCCGGGCTTTTTTGCTGGATTGACTTAAGAAGGCTGCTTAAAGAACAGACTTTTGAAGCAGAAATAGACCTCTGGAGAGTGATAATCAATGAAGTCAAGATCAACGTTTCGCCCGGTGCATCATTCCACTGCTCCGAGCCCGGATGGTTTCGAGTTTGTTTTGCAAACATGGATGATGAAACCATGATGGTTGCAATGAATAGAATACTTAAATTTGTAATACAAAGCAAGGGGACTGAGGAAAATAATACTAGGAAACAGTGTCGGGGACGTGAGCTTGAAATCAGTTTATCTTTTAGGAGATTGGATGAACGTTTGATGGCTTCTCACAAGATGTCTCCTCACTCGCCTATGTCTTCGCCTCTAGTTCGAGCCAGGACTTGA
- the LOC140968610 gene encoding gibberellin-regulated protein 5-like produces MASTSTSHFMLLLIICVSTLSIIGIAQADGVESTSTLPFSLISPATNQQVTCPVPQNRCGSECERRCSATSHKKPCLFFCNKCCNTCLCVPPGTYGNKECCPCYNNWKTKEGKPKCP; encoded by the exons ATGGCTTCCACCTCAACATCTCATTTCATGTTACTTCTCATCATTTGTGTTTCTACCTTATCAATAATTGGAATTGCACAG GCTGATGGAGTAGAATCAACATCCACTCTTCCATTTTCCCTTATTTCTCCGGCAACAAATCAACAAGTGACATGTCCAGTGCCTCAAAATC GATGTGGAAGTGAATGCGAGCGTCGATGTTCGGCAACATCACATAAGAAGCCATGCTTGTTTTTCTGTAACAAATGTTGCAACACGTGCCTATGTGTGCCGCCAGGAACTTACGGAAACAAAGAATGCTGCCCTTGTTACAACAATTGGAAAACAAAAGAGGGTAAACCAAAATGCCCTTGA
- the LOC140968596 gene encoding probable polygalacturonase, with translation MEFPRTLTRFKVIRAIFVLAATILVRSNLVNGRDLHRRWDDFEYRAQSCRAHSASLTDFGGVGDGTTSNTKAFGAAVDYLSQFESDGGSMLFVPPGKWLTGSFNITSHFTLFLHKDAVLLASQDESEWTVIEPLPSYGHGRDTPGGRYISLIFGINLTDVVITGDNGTIDGQGQSWWDKFHKGELQYTRPYLIEIMYSNNILISNLTLVNSPSWNVHPVYSINIIVQGITILAPVNSPNTDGINPDSCTNTRIEDCYIVSGDDCVAVKSGWDEYGIAFGMPTKQLVIRRLTCISPTSAVIALGSEMSGGIQDVRAEDILAINSESGVRIKTAIGRGGYVKDIYVRGMTMKTMKWVFWMTGNYGSHADNNYDPNALPVIQNINYRDMVAENVTMAGRLEGIPGDPFTGICISNVTIQLATNAKKVQWNCTNVEGVSNGVVPQPCDKLPDQGKEYVSSCDFPMDDLPIDNLEVRACCYRRKKKLDGHVIRHV, from the exons ATGGAGTTTCCAAGAACTCTAACGAGATTTAAG GTAATTCGAGCAATCTTTGTTCTTGCTGCCACTATTCTGGTGAGATCAAACTTGGTGAACGGTCGAGATCTTCATCGGCGGTGGGATGACTTCGAGTATCGCGCTCAAAGTTGCAGGGCTCACAGTGCTTCGTTAACAGACTTCGGAGGTGTGGGAGATGGAACGACGTCGAATACGAAGGCTTTTGGGGCTGCCGTTGATTATCTCAGCCAGTTCGAATCGGACGGCGGCTCGATGCTGTTCGTTCCTCCGGGGAAATGGTTGACCGGAAGTTTCAATATCACCAGCCATTTCACCCTTTTTCTGCACAAAGACGCTGTTCTTCTTGCATCCCAG GATGAAAGTGAATGGACTGTGATAGAACCCCTCCCATCCTATGGTCACGGACGCGACACCCCGGGCGGAAGATACATCAGTCTCATCTTTGGTATCAACCTAACTGATGTAGTAATTACAG GCGATAATGGCACCATTGATGGGCAAGGTCAATCTTGGTGGGACAAATTCCACAAGGGAGAACTGCAATACACAAGGCCCTATCTGATTGAGATCATGTATTCGAATAATATCCTGATATCGAACCTGACGTTGGTTAACTCGCCTTCTTGGAACGTTCATCCTGTATATAGCAT CAATATTATAGTCCAAGGCATCACAATTCTCGCGCCTGTCAATTCTCCAAACACCGATGGTATCAATCCAG ATTCTTGCACTAATACTCGGATCGAGGACTGTTACATCGTGTCTGGGGATGACTGTGTTGCAGTAAAGAGCGGTTGGGATGAGTATGGGATAGCTTTTGGTATGCCAACAAAACAACTAGTCATTCGAAGACTCACCTGCATTTCTCCAACCAGTGCTGTGATTGCATTAGGCAGTGAAATGTCTGGTGGAATTCAGGATGTTCGGGCAGAAGACATTCTTGCCATAAATTCCGAGTCGGGAGTTAGGATCAAGACAGCAATCGGCAGAGGTGGATATGTTAAGGACATATACGTACGAGGAATGACGATGAAAACCATGAAATGGGTGTTCTGGATGACTGGGAACTATGGCTCCCACGCAGACAACAACTATGACCCGAACGCACTTCCTGTGATTCAGAACATCAATTACCGGgacatggtggccgaaaatgTGACTATGGCTGGAAGGTTAGAGGGGATTCCAGGCGACCCATTCACAGGAATTTGTATATCTAATGTTACGATTCAGTTGGCGACAAATGCGAAAAAAGTTCAATGGAACTGCACGAATGTTGAAGGAGTTTCGAATGGTGTCGTTCCCCAGCCTTGTGATAAGCTACCAGATCAAGGGAAGGAGTATGTTTCATCCTGTGATTTTCCGATGGACGACTTGCCTATTGATAATCTTGAAGTTCGAGCATGTTGTTACAGACGTAAGAAAAAGTTAGACGGTCATGTAATTAGACATGTGTGA